The sequence below is a genomic window from Rhodococcus sp. 4CII.
CTGCGGGTAGCTCGGCAGCTCGAACCGCTGACCGCCGTTCTGATCAACGTCAATCGGCGCTACAAGACGCGCTCGGGTCTCGCCGTGAATGGGGTTGTTCATGATTCACGAGCTGCGTGAGTACATTGCGCTACCGGGCCGCGCGGAGGAACTGCACCGCAGGTTCGCCGACGAGACGCTGGCCCTGTTCACGGAACTCGGGTTGCAGGTCGAGGGCTTCTGGCAGGAGGTCGGCAATCGTGCCCGGATCGTCTATCTCGTGGCCTTCCCCGATGTGGAGGCTGCGACGGCACACTGGGCCCGGTTCAAGGCCGATCCCCGGTGGCTTGCGCTGAAAGCCCGCACCGAGAGCGACGGGCCGCTCATCTCGGAGAT
It includes:
- a CDS encoding NIPSNAP family protein codes for the protein MIHELREYIALPGRAEELHRRFADETLALFTELGLQVEGFWQEVGNRARIVYLVAFPDVEAATAHWARFKADPRWLALKARTESDGPLISEIRSTFMVTPEYARP